The DNA sequence ATTGGGTCATAAAAGGGGAACAGGCGATTGCCTCGGAACCACTTCACCATAGTCCCTGTTCTATGTCTCAAATGAACGTCATAGAAAAGTCTGACCTGAGTATAGATGTTTAGTTTCCAGTCAACCCATGAGCCAAATCAGTGAACCCAGTGTCTGCagagaaactaaaaaaacaGCGACCagaaacttttttctttaaaaaaaaaaaattggcttagCTGACCAGTATAGTGCCGCTCTATATAGGTCCAAATAAGGAGACATGAAAAGAACCAAGGTTTTGCGTCTGTATATTACTAttttaaaaagatcttttttttttttcttttctttctcattttgttcTCTTTATTTATAGAGACTGCCCGGGGCTCGTCTGTCGTGACAAGGGGGCGTTAAGGACAAACAGACGGGtcaggcccaggcccaggctCGCATAATTGCTGATAATTTACTGTTGTGCATTGCATTTAGTAAAGATGGTTCTATTGTGTAGCTAATgtttcaatggaaaaaaaaatacttttctgaaATGCAGAAGATTTTCCTTTGTGTCGctcttttctttaacaaaaaaaggagaaaaaaagacgaactgatgatgatgatgatgatgatggtgggagtgtgtttgtgtgattataCAGCAAATGCCCACATTTCCATGCTTTCAGTTAATCATGTGTGACCATTATATGTTTTCATagtaaaatgcaaataaatatcCCTGCTTGTCGGGGcgttttagaaagaaaaacaactttccGTCGAAGTGCCTCTTGTGACCAAGCACACCTTTTTTTAGGGGTCAATATTTCTGTTCACTTCCTGAGAAACGGGTCCCTTTGTGAAGGAAGATGGATCGTGTGTTCACAACAAAGCATCAGATTGGCGGCGTGTACGCGCGGTTCCACGGAACAAGCTGTCATTCCACACAACACTTCCAGGGAAGTCTGAGGAGGGATGCCAACCATGACTTCATCCTGAGAGGAGGGAGCGAACCAGGAAGTTCATCGTGACAGGAGGGAGCAAACCAGGAAGTTCGTCGTGACAGGAGGGAGCCAACCAGGAAGTTCGTCGTGAGAGGAGGGAGCCAACCAGGAAGTTCGTCGTGACAGGAGGGAGCCAACCAGGAAGTTCGTCGCGCGCTCACCTGAGCCAATAAAAACCTCCCTCACTCAGTCCTGCGGCAACTACACCTTCAGCAACCGGAGCCTCCGTCTGCGCTGCAACAAGTAAGTGTTTTACTACAAGGACCGGTGGATTTATTCATGCGATGCAACTGAACGCTGCTTTTCGTGATTGAAGAGCACTGATCACCCACAGAAGGCATGATTGTGCTGATTTCCCCTTGATGTATTTGAGGTGATGTCTTTTACTAACATGCTTCTGTGACGATCGTTGTGTGCTTCAGCTTGATGAAGGAACACACGCAGTCCTCTGCATCTTCGCCATCTTCGCCATCGTCACCCACCGTCATGCTGGACTGTGAAGAGCTCGAGTGCGTCGTGTGCTTCTGCGAGTTCTCCCGCAGCGACCGGATCCCGCGGGTGCTCCACTGCGGCCACACGTTCTGCGCGCCGTGCCTGGAGAGGCTGTCCCGGATGAAAGGGGCCCTGCGCACCGTCTCGTGCCCGCTGTGCCGCTGGATCACATGCATGCGGGCCAGCCTCACGATCCCCGGGGCCCTGTACGTCAACACGGAGATCTGGGACCAGAtcgtggagcagcagcagcagcagcagcagcagcagcagcggcggcgggggAGAGACACGGACGCAGCCCTGGAGCTCAGCGACACCAAGACGCAGCAGCTCATCACGTCCAAGCGGTAAGGTCCCGTTCTGACTCTGGTGCCTCAGCACCGATGGCCATTTGTTCGAGCCTAATAATCTAagcaaaatcttttttcttttttttttttttaaagaccgcGTGGCTTCACGTCCACACTGCAACAGATGTTCGGCTGTGTGGCCCGGGGCTGCTGACGACACGTCggggtgcgtgtgcgtgtgtgtgtgtgtgtgaatattttctttttacctttcTGTGTTaagataaatgtaaaatatgatatTGATCCCGCATGCCGTCGAAATGTACTcgacagaggcagacagaagaacaggcaataactttttttagtttaaataaaaacaatgtttaatatttttgtgttgaacCTGAACgcggttttttttttaataatcggCACTGCCAGTAAATCAACATGTTTTctgtaaattatatataaaattctGCAGTatgttgttttgtaaatcaTAATAAGGGTCAATGCTTCACAAAGTGTCTCCACGGTCCTCACATGGGACTGCAACTAACGATagtctgtcgattattttctggtttaatcgattagttgtttggtctataagatgtcaaaaaaaaaacaaattgtgaatAATGTCGactgtttcccaaaccccaagatcatgtttcgttttgtccacaccaaatatattcagtttactgtgatAAAGGAGCAAAGgaatatattcacatgtaagaagctgaaatcagagaattttgacttttttcataaaaactacttgagccgattatcaaaataggtacttgtaaacaaaaaaaaaaaaaaatccagtgtggATTTGATGAAGTTGAATGTTGTCAGTCTCCACATGTCCGTGACTTCATGTTTCAGCagtcaaatgaaatattgtttccAGTGTTAAGTATTGTATACTAAAATCCTTTGTAATGTTCGTTTTGTATGCAGATATCCATCACCTATGACATGAATCTTTTCTCAGCACTCTCAGTTCAGAGCACAACTAAAATGAGCTGTGAAGCATCGCTGATgattaaaaaagataatgaaTCCAGTCGTGTTTGTGAGTTTGGttattttattgaaaacagTGACAGTGGATTATTTGAGCTGAAACCTTTTTTCCCTGAATTAGTTCTACCAAACAGCCTCTTAACTATACTATGTTAAGATGAAATACAGTTAAATATTCAGACTTTACAACACAAAACGGATGCAAACAGGGAAGGATTGAGataaggaaaacaaatgttttatccACAGAAACCATCCAAATACTCACCTCCTAACTAAACACATGGGGGCAGGAAAAGCTGCAAGAGATTGACTTTGATCAGTGGTGACATTTCAAAGCTCGTGTCTTCTCGTCAGACACTGACCACTAAGCTCATTAGCCAGTAGTTTGCAACCCATTAGATCCATCACACATCGTACAGCAGTGTGGGGGAGTTTGTTAAAACTTTAGTGGGCATTTCCAAAGTGTCCAGGGGAGAAAATTTAACAGCCCCCAtgaaaactatatatatatatatagaaatggTTAACTGGCTTTTTATCAATTTTAATAATGAGCAGGTCCTACACAATCAGGATTCACAGAAATAGAGGATTATTTTCAGTCCATGTGTAAATGGATTTGTCATATTTCAAGGAAAGTAAGGGGGAAaagatatttttccttttttttaacaacttaaaagaaaagcttttcacGTCACTCCTCAGGATGGTGATCCCACTCTTCTGTACTTCATAAATACATTCAGCACTCAGTTGAtgcagttaaaaagaaaagaaaacatgactaATCCCGTCTAAATGTCACTACATTAAAAGACTATCACATGTGCACTTAAATTAACATGTATCCATCACAGTTTTTACCACACCTTTCTCTTGATCCACATCAGGGACAgtcctcttccttcctcacACTGACATAACATAATTTAATAAACATAGTAAAAGACATTTGAGAGTAAACAGACATGGGTATGGTACAGTCATTATTATATTTGCTAAAAACGCAGGGGCTCGTGACTGAATACTTTGTCAGCCTCGTTAGTCGAGAGTCTAAAAGCCTAAAGTGTCGTCGCAGCTTGTGACAGGAGGAAAATCTCTCTTCACACAAAAACCTCAAGATTAACAGGCGTAAAATACATTTACCAATGCCATAATTGGATAAGACGGGGATAAAATATGGGTTATAAACAATGTTTTCTAGGGAAAAATTAACTGATACGATATCAAATAATACTaaagaacatttcaaaaaaacactcaaaacagTCCACAGCTTGGAGGTGAAAGTCTGCCTCGTGGACAAAAGCAGCAAACGAATAAGTGACCGACAGTTATTCTATTAGAAATACAGTTTAAATGTCCCTTTGTGATACTATGTGGGAagcagattttttcttttctttgttctctctctgtgtgtgtgtgtgtgtgtgtgtgtgtgtgtgtgtgtgtgtgtgtgtgtgtgtgtgtgtgtgtgtgtgtgtgtgtgtgtgtgtgtgtgtgtgtgtgtgtgtccttataGGTAAGGGTACTGCGTGAGGCGCCTGGGACTCAGCTGGTACGCAGTGTAGGCCTCGGCCCGGGGTGTCACGCTGATATAGGGTGAACCAGTGGCGAACTGATGCTGGTAGGCTGCGGGGAGGCCGTGCAGCAGACTACTGACGGAATCCCTGCGACTGGCCGAgtctctcctggaggaggaggatgaggtgtaCGTTGCTGCATAGGTGGAGGGGGAGTGTCCGTGGCTGCTGTGACCACGGCCCAGCAGCTGCTCCATGGCCTGAGACGCAGAGGACAGGGCGCTGGAGGCTGGGTAAGTGTACAGACTGGGGCCGGGGGCCGAGGCGGACGCCAGCGCGGCGACCTCGGGGAAGTTGTAGTGAGAGGCCGAAATGGCCGGAGGGAACGTCTGCTGGCGACGCAGAGATGAGTCGCCGTGCGGTGCCCCTGTACGCTCCTGAGATGAAGAAACCACCGGCTGAACCtgacaagaaataaaaaaattattagatTAATACTTTGTCCGGTTCCATCAGTTCGGCATTAATTCTCCTGCTGAACAGGGTTTGAGCTACTTAGCCATTAGCTCGCTTACAATAAAACTTCCCTGCATAACACGGTTTAGTGCTGTTTGTACAGTAGCTTTTGTTTCTGGCACCTCACATGTGCAACTAAATTTTATTAAAGTACCTCACAAGATTGGAAATGTGCCATTAGTAGACATTTAACTGTCAACATTATCAGGCCAAACATTCAAGGGTATTCAGTTATGATTAAAAAAGGCTAAACAGCAGACATTTAGAGCcaatattaaaaacaagtcCATGTTATCAGCAGATATTCATCACACGTGTGTTGGTATTGGATGACACATTGGTTGGCAGATTTGCAAATAGAACAATCACTACATAAATACTGAAAATTAGCTTCAGGCCATTGACAAATTCATCTGCGGTTACAAtgtttgtccagcagagagCACTTTGGACTCTTCATAAGACATgaactttatttttctgccCCAATGAAGTTACACTTTGATGGTCAGATttgctttaaatatttttgtgtatacaaggatgaaaacaatatatttttttaatgtcctaCAAATGTCAACATCATTCTTTTACGAGATTTTGCAACTTGTTCTTCTGCCTGTAACATCATTTCCAGTCTGTATTCAGAAGTTTTTTGGACCTGCCCTTTGGACACAGATGTGTAACACTGTTGCTCACCTCAACTTTTTTACCGTCCAAACTTTTACAGCCGATATGCTCACTGACGTTCAAAGTCATGTGATGTTTGTCACTATTTTGAAGATACCAAAGAGTTTCAACTCGCTCCCATCACAGGGTTACATTATTTTGTAACCCCGCCTCCCGTGTTTGACATGTAGAAGTAAATCTTTGTCAACGCGTCACAACATTGGAAATAcacataaatcattttaacGGCCATGTCACACTTTGCAAAACAGTCACCACAAGAAGGCTCACCTGGCTGAGGTTTAAGGGGTGTGACTGGCTCGGCACCAGTCCGTGATGTGCCAGGCTCTCCCCTGAACTGCACGGCGGACGGTTGGATCTTTTGGGCTTTATGTAGTTCACTGGGGATTAAAAGTCAGAGGCAATATATTATTATGCTGCCTTTTCAtgcaaaatagaaaatgttacAGATGCCTCACGAACGACTCACCAGTCTCCGGGCGTCCGCGTGAAGCCGCTCCCCTCTCGGAGCCCTGGGTTTTGACTGAAGGTGCCACCACTGCCAGAGACTTGACTTGGCGTGAGGACACGGTGCTAGCCGGGTTAAGTGTGCGGGGAAGAGGAGTCAGGGGGCTGGCCGTGGACGAGTCAGAGTCGTGCACCGTCACACAGCTGATAACATTGGTGCGCTGGCTCAGACCAACACTGTGTGAGGACAGAAACTGTGTTATTACACATCTCATATAAAACCCTGGTCTGGTAATTAGGTCAAACTCTCTAGCAGAAAACACGATCATTGCCAGGATACAGCATCGTTTTTTAAACTAGAAATATATGATTAGCCCTGTTGTAGCTATGATGAGGTGCTAATGAGAGCTTTAGCATTGCCATATATCTACGGCAAATGCCAAGAGAAAACATGACACTTGTTTAGTGCAGATGAGCATCTTTTTCTTACCTGGCGGGATGGAACTTGCgctcatcttcagtgtcggtATCACTGTGAATAGTGATAATGCTGACCGCCGGGCTGGGTGTGTCAGAGATGATGATCGGCTGGGACAGTGTGGCGCTGGAACCGGGTGGGGTGATTCCACTGCTGCTGAGTAATGATGCAGCGGATTGACCCCTAAAaatcagaaagaaaagggaaaactgaattTTCCTACAGCAGAAAGTGTGACTGTGATGGAAGTCCCCTTTTCTACttgacaatctttttttttttttaaatgttaccagaaaaaaacaattggagGCTGGAAGAATCATCTTTTAGAAACAAGGATTACAGTTGTGTGCCTCCACTgaccagtcaagttgcagtttacaCTCATGTCTTTCCAGACATTTGTAGTGATGACTTTGAAGGAATTTAGTAAAAAGGTATTATGTACTCTGTAATAATAAGTAGAGGCTGACCAATATATCAGTTGGCTCATATGAGCCTtccacagacatattggtatcagcATTCATGTTTGCTGAtaagaaaacttttattttacataataaacaatacCAAGAATATTacttttacataaaaatatgtttattttcttaattcaaattctttatgtttggtttcatttgtgttttatttttatttaaaatgaagttTAGGGTcaaacagtaaaatattaaGCCCCAACTACATTTGTTTGTCATAAGGTTTTGataacatcttaggaatcattaccaatttaaaaaaaataaatgagagacATCAGAACCTTTTTTAGTTACTACTTTCGGCATTGGCCCgtaaaaatccatattggtcgggctccAATAATAAACAGGAGTTCTTGAATTATGGTCAAAAAAAGGTTACACAAATGCTGAATCAGCACATCTTTGAGTTCAAGCACCAAATTGGAAGAACTTCCCTCACAGCATTTActgagataaaaagaaaaataatgtcacAGAGTTGGGGACATAAAAATTATGATGCCACCATGTaccacaaaaatacacaatacaaaataatgatttatttgaatagtttctttttataaacatattattttgtttatcattCTAACCTGCAGACGAAAACTACAGAGCGGCAACCAACCTGTTTCTGTTCTCTCCACGTCTGGCTTtcaccttcttcctctcctgctgagTCCTGGCTTGGGTTGTGCTCCTGTTCCGGTCAAAGATCAAAACAAGTTAGTGATTTGCACTGCTGGGAAAATGACAATATGAAATGTGAACACAAGCGAAAACTTGCGACAATGAAAAGCCACATTAGACAAAGATATGCTAGATGTACTGGGAGCCACTGTAAAGTCGAGATGCTCGGTTCACTGACCTCCAGCTGTGTCCCTGTTGTGCGGCGGCATCCGAGTGAAGCGTCTCCAGGGGAGATCCAGCAACATTCGACTGGTGGGCGGAACTGTGAATGGCCACGCCTGGGACCTGCTGCCATGACGATGGTATGAGGATTTGTTGGGTGCCAGTGGGCCAAGCctgctgaaaaaataaataaaacaacggAAAATGTCATATCAAGGATCAGCTTATCATGAATCCACAAATTACTGGGTTGGCTGGAATGGGCTGGAAAAACTGAGCCATGCTGAGAAACAAATTCAAAgacaaagaagcaaaacaatGGGAGAGCTCTTCTACAAGCAAAAGCATAATGCTAAGATAAACGGACAAACCTCTCCCAAGCCATTCCCTTATTATAGCAAAGCCCTACAACAAATTCACAAGAGGATATCATGCAAAGCACGGACAATGGAACACTGTAAACACTCCGATCGGGTACAAAGACAAGTATACAAAGAACCAATGGTGCCTGTTAAAGAAGAAACACTTAAGAGAGATTAGTTTAGTTTACTGATGCCAAACAGTCTGCTGATAAGCTGTCTTGGGGAAAGGCATGCCACGTGTTCTGgggctgaaacaaaaaaaagtgcgtCAGAGTCAGGCTGTGGAGTGTGGGTTCTACTGAGCTCTGTAACCTTCCGCTGCTGAAATCAAGGACGGACAGGACAAGAGAAGCTGCAAGCAAAGCGCAGACCAACGCAGCCGCACATGCGCTCCATGCCCTCAGCACTCCTATGGGGGaaagactgtgggaggagggaatgacagtgtgtgaataGTGAGGGGAGATGGTGTCGTCTTAAGTGGAAAGActgtacatgtttgtttgtttgttttttcaaattctaatcaaaattcacaaaaggggaatttaaaaatgtgaacacCGAAAattggtgataaaaaaaaaaaccaactattGATTTTACTACTCATAAGCACAGGCCAACCATGATTCTGACGACCATGACAAGTCcttgtgtgaggaggaggaaatttATGTACAGTAGAAATATGACaagtaaaataaagaatattctCATACACCGTgtggcacagagggagaggaaaactgtgaacaaaatgaaaaggaaatggaaagtGGGGCAGGAGAGAGATGGCTTTGTTAGTGGTACAGCGAGTGTGCGTGTCTTTCTTCAGGGACGTCATCATTGCTTTACCAGCACTGTGGCTGTGTGCTCCAGGAGGGTGGGCCGACCCACCCCAGTGCCCAGCCCGAGGGGCAGAGAATACTGGGGGGCTATGCCTGCTGAGGGTGGGTGCAGGGTGGCCACCATCAGGGGTGTGCAGGAAccctggaggagggaggcagggaaggaAGGATAGGGGGGGGCAGTGTTAGGGTAGGATGAAAAGATATGTATTTCACGGCTGCGTCTTATTGAGATGAAGGGACGCAGCAGATCAATCCAGATGCACAAGAGATGCACACTCGGGCCACTGGCCATCTGGACACCTGAACTCTGGAGGGTCCAGCCATTATTCCCAGTTTCAGCAAACGGAAATTAActagttttttttgtgccagATGAGTCTCCTGCACTGCACATCTGGCCGCCGTCCCAGAGAGGAGACTGGGAATAAGAGAGGCCTGGCAGTCCAATCAGCTTTGGAAGAAAATCCGAGGCAAGACGCAaatcagcagaaacacaaaggacaaaaacagCACTGACACGTAAGCCTTCTGCCATTGCAAAAATCAGTCAGGTAAATTCATTGAAATAAACAACATCTGCACTGAATCTAAACCAATTAATCCAGCCTTCTCCCCCAACAGACTTTGGCCAGCTCTGCTGGCAGCCATAAGAGAGGGGGCATGAAGGGGAAAGCCTGAACAGGGAGTGGTTCTGGATGAACCCACTGAACCCACCAACGGCAGAACTGCCTTTAGCCTGGTGCTAATGACACAGTACGGTTCATGGATGTTGCCAGATTTTTCTACCACTACCTTGAGCTCAGGCAACTGATCTATGGATGATAAACACACGTGTTCATGTGCACTGCGTCAAGAAAATCTGTGATGAACTGCTGAGTGAAATTAAAGTATTACAGTAAACAGAGGGTGAATGGTGTATGATGACAACTTTACAAtgctgtaaataaataaagctaatgtgaaaaataaacaatccCCTATCTTTCATGTAaatttcctcctcttcgtcactctGGTCtcataatttgtgtttttgtggtttctATTTCTTTTAGATAACATTTCTTTCAGGAGCGACACAAATCATTTGGGAGTGTAGCGACTCGCACACGCAACAACCAAGAGGCCAATACTGCaagctcacgtgattcagtaGCAGAAGAACGatcttaaaatgacaataatattgtttatcgcaatcgCTTCTGGGACAATATTTTGTCCAACAAAAAGTTTTTATCATGACATCATTGCATAATTCCCtggaaaatgtgagaaaataaaaacaaataaaggacaCGCCTAATCACGCTATGTATgagaatgtgacaaaaaaaaatcctggatacGACCCAAAATTTTATGACTTCTTTCTTGGCTCATGTCTcacccttccaccaagtttcatggaaatccgttaagtattttttgcataatcctgctgacaaaccaacccACCAACAAACCAACCTCCTCGGCAGAGGTTAACCCACAAAGCAGCATCTCTTGTTTGATGCTACATTCATACAGATTAGTAAATAATCACATAAATAATTATACATCATACCAACATTTTTGGAAGGACAACCACCACTTAGACATCTGAAATAatctgaaaaacacacttttcaaaCTCTTACCTGTGTGAGCATACTCGGCTGGATCTGCAACGACTGAGCAGATTGGTTCTGAGGTACAATAGGTACAGAGTTCTCCATCCTCACAGGGAAACTGGAACCTTTATTGGATGTCTGTAGACCTGGAAATGGAGAACCCCACAAAGCAATGTCGATGAATAATCACAGAAAAGAGGGCATGGCCAGCACTGCTGCACCGGATGCTCCTCGTTGTGGACATGATAGCTACCGCGATAGATGCATCTATTCCAGTGTTACTCCACAAATGAATATCCTTGATACAGTTTAAATGTCATGTGACATTTTCTTAATCAGAACAGTGTTCTGCCTTCAAACCTGACCAAGATGAAGCCCTGTGTGTTTCCAGTCTCAATGTGACTGTACGTTATACCTTGAATAGTCGAGGGTGGGCAGACGATGAGAGTCTGCTGGAAGGGTTCTGTCTGGCTACACAGCCCAGCGGGACGCGTTGGAATCGGCACACTCTGCTGAGCCAGCCCGGGAATGTTGATGGTCGCCTGCTGATACAGAGCCGGCTGGTAGTTCAGCAAAGGCACCGCTCCCCCCGCGGAAGGCACCTgttagagaaaatgaaaacaccacCGATAAGTACTCGAGGAGTTCCAGGTCCGTAAACATATGTAAGAATTTATGGTGAGGATATGGGTCGTGCCTGGTTATGCTGGTTGAGTTGGCTACTGAAGGTAACAGTGAGGTTGCCCGCTGAAGCACTGGGGACAGCACTGGTGGAGTACAAGGATTTGCCACTTTCGTAGGAGCTCCGGCGCTTGCAGATCTCCATGTTCTGGAAGCACGACTTCACACTGGGAAGGGTCGAGGGGGCAGCATTTCAGAGATAACATTTCCATATAACCCGCTTAAATTTAAGATACGTGCATCTTAGTGCACACACTTACTGGGAGCTGTGGGGATAATCCATGAGGTGGCTCATCGTGACAAAGGGGTGACCCAGAGTTTTTGTAGGTGTGATTCTTTTGTCGGCATCCAGACGGAGCATCCGCTTCAAGAGATCTATAAACTCTCGTCTATCAGCTTTCTCAGCCAACATGTCCGTCCCCTCCAAATGAGACGACAGGTTAACCTGGAATTCACAAAATAACGCCCAGATGGGTCAAACAAACAATATCTGGTATAGGTAAtgtgttttcctgctttgtGCATTTATatgtgctaaaaaaaattgccatctTACCTGCATCATGTCATCCAGACAGTTGAAGATATACTTCCTGGCCTCTTTGGACTTGATGCCCATCTCCATTTCATGCTCTGATGGGGTCTGGGAAAATATGTAGTTTCTAATGATCTTCCGAGGCCAAAAGTATTTGTCCaacaaatttttaaaataataaatggttCAGCTCAAATAAGGAGCATGAAGActtctttacattttaacatacaTGGCAGTTTTCAGACCCGTGACGTCTGTTTAATTAGTAGATACTCTGCATGATTTTAGATGCGGCTTTATTTACCTTTAGCCTCCAGAGTGGGTAGCTGGAATCAGGGCCTCGGTTGAAGAAGCGGCTGGTCTTAGTGCCTGCGCTCAGTAAGTACTCTGCCGGTAGTCCTTGAGTCTGGGAGATGTAACGAATctataaaaagacacaaaacactaAATTCTATCAGCCTGTATGTTGCTTTTGGGTCAGGTAATTTTCGCCAAAAAGAAcagttcaaaaaaaatgttgatgtgcACATTAATCACACTCTGTGTGTAAAGCCCCCACTCTGTCTCAGGTGAGCCTTTCTCATTCAAACTTTTTCCTCATCCATGAAAAAGGTCTGGGAAACACGAATATTAGCACTGACCTGGTCGTACTCAGAGGCTCCAGGGTAGAGAGGCCAACCCAGAAACAGCTCAGCTATCACACAGCCCAAAGACCACATGTCAATGGCCTCACAGAACGGCAAACCCAAAATGATCTCTGGAGCCCTGGACAGCAAACAGAAGATTAAAAGACTAGTACCAAAGTTGTATCATTAAAACATGGCTAATTTTGCAGCACTTGTGTGCCTACGGTTACAAGGTGTATTTAGGTTAACACAGCACAGCTAGATGTCTTGCTACTAACCTGTAGTAGCGAGACTGTAAGTAGGTGGAGCACACAGCCTTAGAGACATGACTTGCTGAGCCAAAG is a window from the Scophthalmus maximus strain ysfricsl-2021 chromosome 6, ASM2237912v1, whole genome shotgun sequence genome containing:
- the hipk1b gene encoding homeodomain-interacting protein kinase 1 isoform X3; its protein translation is MSSQLQVFSPPSISTSAFCRVKKLKVESNVWDVSTTEAYSSIAGQAAYTFAPAMAVPPFAPSLVFPPAAPGSRGQVVVRAADSTGSLPRGSSRRVAEQAMSSSYTHAETAAEMRGHRHGQKRKMEEATEGSGSGCGSVQILEELSAPAATYSTRTGGGGGGGTGQSIPHSAPTTKSSSSNGEGDYQLVQHEILCSVSCSYEVLEFLGRGTFGQVAKCWKRGTNEIVAIKILKNHPSYARQGQIEVGILNRLSAENADEYNFVRSYECFQHKGHTCLVFEMLEQNLYDFLKHSKFSPLPLRHIRPILQQVATALMKLKSLGLIHADLKPENIMLVDPLRQPYRVKVIDFGSASHVSKAVCSTYLQSRYYRAPEIILGLPFCEAIDMWSLGCVIAELFLGWPLYPGASEYDQIRYISQTQGLPAEYLLSAGTKTSRFFNRGPDSSYPLWRLKTPSEHEMEMGIKSKEARKYIFNCLDDMMQVNLSSHLEGTDMLAEKADRREFIDLLKRMLRLDADKRITPTKTLGHPFVTMSHLMDYPHSSHVKSCFQNMEICKRRSSYESGKSLYSTSAVPSASAGNLTVTFSSQLNQHNQVPSAGGAVPLLNYQPALYQQATINIPGLAQQSVPIPTRPAGLCSQTEPFQQTLIVCPPSTIQGLQTSNKGSSFPVRMENSVPIVPQNQSAQSLQIQPSMLTQQAWPTGTQQILIPSSWQQVPGVAIHSSAHQSNVAGSPLETLHSDAAAQQGHSWRSTTQARTQQERKKVKARRGENRNRGQSAASLLSSSGITPPGSSATLSQPIIISDTPSPAVSIITIHSDTDTEDERKFHPASVGLSQRTNVISCVTVHDSDSSTASPLTPLPRTLNPASTVSSRQVKSLAVVAPSVKTQGSERGAASRGRPETVNYIKPKRSNRPPCSSGESLAHHGLVPSQSHPLNLSQVQPVVSSSQERTGAPHGDSSLRRQQTFPPAISASHYNFPEVAALASASAPGPSLYTYPASSALSSASQAMEQLLGRGHSSHGHSPSTYAATYTSSSSSRRDSASRRDSVSSLLHGLPAAYQHQFATGSPYISVTPRAEAYTAYQLSPRRLTQYPYL
- the hipk1b gene encoding homeodomain-interacting protein kinase 1 isoform X4, which gives rise to MSSQLQVFSPPSISTSAFCRVKKLKVESNVWDVSTTEAYSSIAGQAAYTFAPAMAVPPFAPSLVFPPAAPGSRGQVVVRAADSTGSLPRGSSRRVAEQAMSSSYTHAETAAEMRGHRHGQKRKMEEATEGSGSGCGSVQILEELSAPAATYSTRTGGGGGGGTGQSIPHSAPTTKSSSSNGEGDYQLVQHEILCSVSCSYEVLEFLGRGTFGQVAKCWKRGTNEIVAIKILKNHPSYARQGQIEVGILNRLSAENADEYNFVRSYECFQHKGHTCLVFEMLEQNLYDFLKHSKFSPLPLRHIRPILQQVATALMKLKSLGLIHADLKPENIMLVDPLRQPYRVKVIDFGSASHVSKAVCSTYLQSRYYRAPEIILGLPFCEAIDMWSLGCVIAELFLGWPLYPGASEYDQIRYISQTQGLPAEYLLSAGTKTSRFFNRGPDSSYPLWRLKTPSEHEMEMGIKSKEARKYIFNCLDDMMQVNLSSHLEGTDMLAEKADRREFIDLLKRMLRLDADKRITPTKTLGHPFVTMSHLMDYPHSSHVKSCFQNMEICKRRSSYESGKSLYSTSAVPSASAGNLTVTFSSQLNQHNQVPSAGGAVPLLNYQPALYQQATINIPGLAQQSVPIPTRPAGLCSQTEPFQQTLIVCPPSTIQGLQTSNKGSSFPVRMENSVPIVPQNQSAQSLQIQPSMLTQAWPTGTQQILIPSSWQQVPGVAIHSSAHQSNVAGSPLETLHSDAAAQQGHSWRSTTQARTQQERKKVKARRGENRNRGQSAASLLSSSGITPPGSSATLSQPIIISDTPSPAVSIITIHSDTDTEDERKFHPASVGLSQRTNVISCVTVHDSDSSTASPLTPLPRTLNPASTVSSRQVKSLAVVAPSVKTQGSERGAASRGRPETVNYIKPKRSNRPPCSSGESLAHHGLVPSQSHPLNLSQVQPVVSSSQERTGAPHGDSSLRRQQTFPPAISASHYNFPEVAALASASAPGPSLYTYPASSALSSASQAMEQLLGRGHSSHGHSPSTYAATYTSSSSSRRDSASRRDSVSSLLHGLPAAYQHQFATGSPYISVTPRAEAYTAYQLSPRRLTQYPYL